Proteins from a genomic interval of Anabrus simplex isolate iqAnaSimp1 chromosome 13, ASM4041472v1, whole genome shotgun sequence:
- the LOC137502851 gene encoding uncharacterized protein isoform X3: MICLMVNSPYDSHSFRVFLFQFMFLVIALLMSLAMAVIVVNLAHVDRLDSQPSSLQLILLKLELMFLMIAVFIFLMIGTVILTMSQRGPSIVEPFIVAVAKA; encoded by the exons ATGATATGTTTAATGGTAAATAGTCCTTACGATTCTCATTCTTTCCGTGTGTTCTTGTTCCAGTTTATGTTCCTGGTGATCGCATTG CTGATGTCCTTGGCCATGGCAGTGATTGTCGTGAACCTGGCCCATGTTGATCGCCTCGACTCGCAGCCTTCCAGCCTGCAGCTCATCTTGTTAAAGCTCGAGCTCATGTTCCTGATGATCGCAGTG TTCATATTCCTGATGATCGGCACGGTTATTCTTACGATGTCCCAGCGAGGTCCTTCAATTGTGGAGCCATTCATTGTAGCTGTCGCCAAAGCGTGA